The DNA segment GAGGACATCAAGGACACGCTACATCCAGATAAACACTTACCGGGTAGCAGCGCTCTGTCACCAGGGAGTGAAGTTTCTGCTTGTTAAAACTGCAAGTGAAACACGACAGTTACTTGAATACACATATTGTGAAGAGGCTTACTCACAAATTCCTCCTTCCCCAGAAGACATGCAATCTACTGGCAAAACAGAAAACGCAAAATTCTCAGCTGTGATCTCAGCACGAAATGAGAACACGAACGCAAGCTGGTTCACAAGACTTCAGGGACAGACACAACATCCTTCGGAAGCCAGTTATGACCTAAATGTTTTATTGATGTTTGGAATTGTAACCAAGAATGATGCAGTTTTGAAATCTGTTCTATTACTGGAAAGTGGAGCAAGCCAGTGGAGTATCATTTCATATCCAAACAATTCCCTGCAGCGTGATTCTGAACAGCACCAACCACCCACTCGTCTGCTGATAACACTAGTGGTGCAACAGCTCATCTCCTTTGCAGGTCAGGTCAAGATGAGTTTTCTGCAACCTGCTTTTCATTATCAAAAGCAAGAGGGTACCGACCAAACCTCCAACACTCTACCCTTCACAGAGATGGGGGCAGAAAAAGATAAAGTACTTGCTGCAGAGGAGGTACAAGGATTAGAAagtcaaggaagaaaaacagagcacGTAAGCAAAGAGAAGCAGGTCCGACATAAGCGCATCAGTCAGAGAAGGGGTCTTACTTTGCCAGGCAATTGTGAGCTTCGATAAATATCTCCTGCGCCTTCTCTGGGAAGGTTTTAGTGCTGAAATCCGGATCATGATCTTTTACCTTCCGCACactgaaaagacaagaaaagctcTACAGTGAGTAAAGAACAGCTTGGAACTGTCTCGCACGTCTCAGATGATGACAGCGATCTCATCCGGTTGGAGCCCAGCTTTTACCAGGGAGCAACCGAGAACTGGAGACTCCCCGCTAAGACATAACCTCTCGGTGCTCCTAAAACAGACATAGTGCTGCAAACCCAAAGAATCCTCAAGAAAATGAGCGCACGCTGTATCCATTCATGCCAGGGCAGGTGCCTCGCGTTCATTCGCACACCAGGGGCTCCCGGTTAAGCGGTACAACAGCAACAATGGAAGAAGCGGGTAGAAAACAAAACACGCCACCTCACCACTGCAAGACAGAACCGAGCAAAACTTCTGCACCACGGGCGAATTAAAAAGGAGGTACGTACGCTAGCTGGGAGACGGCAGTCTGCTTCAGCTTCTCCACCTTTTGCTTCAGCCCATCTTTGGATAGGGACGTCAAGCGGGCATCGCCCTCAGGAGGGATGTAAGGGTCTATAATATCagctgcaggagagagaagaaaggtcaGGAGGAGGCgcaaaaaaacagcaaaatgaaagaaacaaagaggCGGCACCCTGGCTGCCGGGGGCTGGAGTAGCAGGATTCCTCCCTGAAAATGTCTGTAAGACAAAGTATGAGCAGGCAAAGAACTGCTAGTCTAACACAGCTTGTCAGCAGTGAcaggtgcctgctctctgctctccttttCCATACAGCCCAGGACAGGAGGAGAACACGCATTCGGCAGCAGGGAACGTGACCTCCCTTGCTATTCCTTGTCCCTAGGTATGAAGGGGCCAACAGCTTGACGCACTTTTGAGGTAAAGCAGGACAGCTGCTATCCCTCGCCAGGAGGCAGAGTGCGTAATTCAGTCTATTGCAGACAGACACTCTCTGTCAGCGTGGTCGCACCGCTTAGGCTAATTGCCCCATGCTGCTACTTTGCATTAGTTTTGCCCTTGAGAAGAGACCAAAGCAGGCTTTCTACCACCTGTGCAGGCCAAGTAGAAAGTCCGTTCTATACGTTCCTCAGGAAATACTGTCCCCAAAGACCTgagtctcttctccttctcttcaggAGACAGTTCTCTGGCCCATTCGGGGACAGAAAACCTCTTCTTCGTTCTCACTGGGACAACAAGGCAGGCTGGAGCCGCTCCAGTGGGACGGAGCACGGACTCCACGGTCTAAGGAAGAGAAATGACAAAGCCGTGGAGTCAGCCCAACGGCCAAGAAACACCACCACCTCGATTTACTTCCCTTCGCATctcccaaacacggggcagctgTAAATACACCTAACGCCACTACTTGTAGCCTTCCTTGTCCCATGGCCCTCCCCATACTCCCTCGTCCCTGACTCCCCACATCCCTTATCCCGTGGCTCCTCAGCAACTCCCCACATCCCGTGGCTCCTCAGCCTCCCCGTGGCTCCTCAGCCCGttcccctctgtccctcctgccggacccccagccccgctcccgggcCCCACCTGCCAGCCCACCCGCAGGCCCAGCCGGCCCAGGCCCGCCTTCATGGCGGCCGCCATcttcccgccgcgcagcccgccgGGACGTGGGCGGGGCcgaggcggggcggggaggggcggggccgaGGAGGCCgcgcgcggagggggcggggccggcgggagccCGCGCCGCGGCGGCGAGTGGAAAATTCCATCGGCTGCGGGGGtgggcgggggccgggggaggcccCGCCCCGAGCGCGTGGCGGGGGGACCCCGGTGCCTGGTGcagtgcggggcgggggggggggggggaatcctgcAGTGAGGGGGGGTCCTGCACCGGCGCCCCCGGTGCACCGAGAAAGGgggtgcggccccccccccaccccgtgccacGTGCAACAGGCGAgggacccccccccgccccgccccatgCAGGGTGTGCTGGGGGTGTCGCGCCCACCTGTCCCCCCCCGGACCTGCagagcccccccagcctccccggggTCCTGTgcagccccccccagcagctcGGCTGGGCTCCGGGCGCAGCAGCAGTCGGTGCCTGATGCTTTTGGCATTTCAAATGGCAGCGACGCTCGTGGCTGCCGgcggcgtgggggggggggggggctcaggggcAAGGGTCCCCTCCGAACGTCCCACGGGACAGCCTGGCACGCCGGGATGCAgcagctcccgggggggggggcgcagcacCGGTGCCCTAAAGCAACCCACGCTTATCCCCAAACCCCCTTCCCTTGAAATTCCAGCTCCGGGAGCCCCGGGGACACCCTGGGGATGCTCCACACCCGCCCACAGCTGCAGGGCGAGGCCTTGGTCCATCTTGCAGACCCAAAGGCAAACAcagcgtggggggggggggtgcgaaCCCCGGGGCGGCCCTGCGGGAAGCGGGGGGCTCGTCGGGAGGCTCCGGGCTGCGCTCGCTCCGCCTGGCCGCGCTCCCAGTTTGCTTTGGGGACTGTTGATCTTGGCTACGAGGAAGCGTTGCTCCATCGGACAGCTGGTTAATGTGTAGTGACGGCTCCGCTGTGCCCGAGACCGTTGATCCCAGCCCACGCTGTTATCTGTGCCGGCGTGAGCGGGGCGAGCTGGGAGCGGCCCTgcggggctgtgccggggggcACAGAAGGAGccaggcacccatgggtggggggaTTGCATCTGCATCCCGGCAGCAGCTCCGACAGTCTGGCATGATGCTCGTGGGGGGCTCAAAAATAGGAGAGGGGGGATCCTCCCCGCTGCACCCCCGACAGGAAAACTGGAGCCCGTTTCCCCTctggaaaacagagctgaaacCCCGGGGCCACGGAGCCGGTCCCGAAGCAGCCGGGGCTGAGTCACCGGCCCCAGCGCCCCACAGCCCCGGCGCTTTCCCACGGCTCAGGACTCGTGGGGCTGGATTATCCCAGCCCGTCTGGCTttcctggctgcagagctgccctgtgATGCCATCTCAGCCAGTTTTACCACCGTGGGCGGCCATTTCAGGGCTCTGGCAGCCTCCTGGGGCCACGTCCTCACCTGGGGAACTGGGGAGCACGGCTCAGGAGCATCCCTACCTGCTGCTGTTCAGGCTGGGGCTTGTCCCAGCAGCGGTGGCTTCTGGGGATGCCACTTGACGGTGTCCCCAGCCCACGTGTGACCTTCCCCCTGCAAAACCACCACACTGGGATTTGCCCCATCGGAGAGCGGGACCAGGGCTGGGATTTGGAGGGACCCGAGCATCAACAGAAGTGGGATGTGCTCAGCACCCGCCCAAAGCTGAGCTGTCCCCGGCAGCTCCGGGCAGGGGCTTGGCCACATTTGCCTCCGTCCTTGTGCAACTCGCCGCAGGTCCACGGCGAGGCAGGAGGGCGACGGGTAGACCCGCACGCATGCATCGCCACGTAGCGAGAGGGGGAAGTGATGCAAAACGCCTCCCAACCCCCCCGGGAAGAGCCTGCGGAGCAAGAGGCCCCAGGAGCCACTTTGCAGCTTCGAGCACGCCGTTGTCCCGTGCTCCCGAATACCAGAGATTCCTGCCCTAAGCTGCCGGCCCAGACCTGCGAGGCAGGATTAGCCGGTGCCCTCCGGCTGCTCCCACTCTCGGCAGGAACGGCAAAAACTCcagcaaaagagagaagaaaagaaaagcctctcttgggatttttctttttcttttcctccccttttttccccttgttttcctAATTAAAATGGTGCGCTGACAGCGGTTGGTGGCTGCAGAGACTCTGGGCTAATTACAGCTCCTGGCTTCCACCCCGTCCGTTTGTCCCCGGGCCCTCCCCAGTCTGGCGCTGCAGGAGAACCCGGTTTGGTCAGGACACGGCAGAGGAGGTGGCTTCCCCCCGGCTTTCTCGGCAGAggctctttctttcttcctttctttctttctggattCTTGCTGACAGCAGCATCTGTCATCTAACAATATCTCCCGCGCAGACCAGCAGCCGCAGAAGGCACCCGGAGCCCTTTGCCGAGCAGAAGCCCCGCAGCCGGCGCGGCCACCGAGCCCCCTCGCTGCCCCCAGCACCGGGCGCACACCGGGAGGGCACCCGGCGACCCGCGTAGCCATCGGGGGCAGGAATTAAAGCTCGGAGGAGACAATCCCCTCCGCCTCCCTCCCGCAGCAGCCAGCGGCTCTGCTCCAGGAATAGGTTTATCCTGCCCTGACCTTGCTGCCTGCCCGGCCACGGCTCTGCCCAAGGGAGAGTCACCCGTGGCCGTGAGCTGCACCGGGGCATGGAAAGCAgaggtggggcaggaggagaagggctTGTTGCTCCGGCGAGGTCTCTCAGCGCGACCGTGGCACGCCTGGGATGACTTCTCCTCTGTCCAGCCTGGCTGCAAATCACGCACGGAGGCTCCCCACCCAACCCACGCTGAACCGTGGGGTCACCGCTCCAGCCCTTCCCTCGCTGCAGGGGAGACGGGACTTTCTCCCCAGCGCCCCACTGGCACCGCAGGCGTGAGCTCGCTTGCAAGAACAATGATGAAACTTTCCCTGGTCCCAAGTCCCAGCACCGACACGTCCCCAACAACGTGTCCCCACCGACACCGTCCTTGTGTCCGATGGGGCTCCGCACCCCACCAAGGCGGCGGGAGGGGATGGTGGCAGGGAGCAAGGGGAGGGCGGCAGCTGCCCGACCTCCCCGCACGGTTCCAGCTGTTTCCTtgtctcccttcctctcctccggGCTCTGCAGCACAATGCAGCCCCACAGAAACCCCAGATGAACCCACGCTCGTCAGCCATTTGGTTTTTATAACGACGTGCTAAGAGCTGTCTGTACTTTCTCCGTGCCCCAGTTGGTGCTGCCGGCTCCTCCAGGTCTCAGCGAATCCCCACTCCCTCTCTCGCTCGGCGCTAACTTAATGCTAAACAGCCAGGTACCACTTTTAGCAAAAATAAACctctttggggagggggtggaagaaaaaaaaggagcaattgCAGTTTCTAGCGGTGGAAGGCAATTAATGATTTCCTGCCTCTGCGAGCTGCGTTTCCTTCTTAAAACGAGGGAGGTTGTGGCACCCACAAAGACACAGCACGCTTCCTTTGGGGGGGCTGAGACTTAATCAGGTCCGTGTTTAACGCCACACGGAGCCAGGCAGGAGGCAGTGGCTGAGTTGATGGATCTAAGATTACCGTGGCAGGTCCCGGGGccgagagcagggctgggctgcggCTCTCACCCAGCGAGCTGGGTGCAGGGAAAGCCACCGCGGCCACCGGCGCAGGCTCCCCTCTTCCAGAGGAATTCAATTTTTCGCCCTTCTTTTTCCCATATAAAGTCtttattaagaatttttaaaCTTCCTGCTGGTGTTTGTCACAAACCCAAACAGCCATCCAACATCACCCACTTGGGACATTTATTACCCTGTAAATACCGTTCGCTGTCTTGTGTACATAGCTTTTTAAGACAGATTCCTTACATAGCATCTTCCACAAGCCTCGGTGACACTCCGCGGCGCTGCCGACCCCGGGTGAGCAGGGAAAGCCCCGAAGGGCTTGCGGTACCCCGGGGTGGGCAGCAGCGGCTGCTTGGCCatgggaaaaggcagagaagccCCTTTCTGCTCAAGAGCTTAAGAGGTTTTTTTACTTACGAGGACGTGAGCCTGGTCACGAAGGGCTGCACGCGCGTCGGCAGCCCTGGGGTTTTACCGGGAGCCCTGCAACACCCGGGTTTCACCTTGACGCTGTGGTTCAAGCACGGGGAGAAGAGCAGCTCAGGGCGGGGAGAAAAGCAACCCCACGTAGCTGTATGGACAGGTAAAGCAAGCCTGGAGGAGAAGACACTGTCTCTCTGCTCCACGCGTGCACACCGCTATATTTTTGCTGCAAAGTCCCAGGGGTTTCAAGCTGATCTCACGATTTTTTAACGCTGGAGGTTAGCGATAGTTATACCCCAAGCTCCGTGAGCAGCGCTGCCTTATCTGGACCTGGGGAGCACAGAGGTGACCGAACCCAGGGAGAAAGGGACTTGCATCCTCCAGATACAAGGGCCAGACGCTGCATGGTGCCGAGTGGGTGCTCAGGAGGACTGGATGGGGTGACGAGCAGCCCgggaaaaacccaaacctgcaCGGTGTGCGCAGCGTGCTGCTGGTGTGGGACCCGCCAGCTGCTCAGTGCTAGGAAAAAGTACTCAGTAAAAAAACACCCCATGGAGGAGAACCAACAGAAAAACCCAGGACAACGTATTGGAGCTCATTAAACATTTGCAGCGGCGAGTCCCAGCTCGGATCTGGGCTGCTGTGGCCGGCCGGGCGCTGCCGTCGGCCCGGCCGGGGCTTTGAAATGCCACCAGCACAATGCCACGGAGCAGCAGCGACAAGTCCCATGTTGAGGCCAGCTCTGCGGCGGGGCAAGGCCGGGCAGGACGCGTTCCTGGAAGACATGGGACCAAACAGACTCTGAACAGCCTCCAAGCCCTGGCTGCACCCACGGGTGCCATGAGACCGGGCCCTGCCCCGCTGCTGGGGGACAGAGCTGCCACGCGATGCCGTGCCCTTGACCCCAGGGCCCCGCTGGACCCGTGCACGGGCGACCATCCCCGCCGCAGGGTGCATCTCCCAGCCCCCTCTGCTCGGGGACACCGTGCTGGAGCCCCCACGCAGGGCGCACCCCCCGGGAACCCTGAGCCCCGGTGCAACCCTggtcgtccccgtccccccccccggggctgccagaCCGCTCCACCCCGGGCGCGCTGGGAGCCCCCATGCAACCTCTCAGCCCCCTCAGAGCACCTTAAAGGGGTGCACTgttccagcccccccccccccccccccgcgccgggtGCATCGTGACAGCCCCGCTCTGTACTGGGTGCTGCGGGAGTCCCCGTTAACGGGGTGCACCGTGCCAGAcacccccccgtccccccgggcCGGGTGACCCGTTAGCGGGGTGCACCGTGCCggaccccccccgtccccccgggcCGGGTGACCCGTTAACGGGGTGCACCGTGccatatccccccccccctccgggccGGGTGACCCGTTAACGGGGTGCACCGTGCCggaccccccccccgggccccgttGCAACGCGCGCGCCGGGGGCAGCGCGAGCCCCGCGGACCGCACCAGCCGGCAGCGAGGCGGGGCGGAGCGAGGCGCGACGCACGCGCACCGCCCGCGCCGCTTACGCAACGCGCTCGCGCCGCTCTACGTGCGCGGCCGCgtggcgccgccgccgcgcgcacGCGCACgcgctgttcctcctcctcctgctgcctctctccccccccccccacccccccccagccgcctCGTGCCgggagcgcgcgcgcgcccccgcccctccctccctccctccctcctcctccgccgccgccgctgctcgcCCGCCCGCTCGCTCGGTGTGTCGGTGCGGGGCCGCCGCGTCGCCGGCAGGAAGcctccccgctcccgccccccgccgccgccgctccgccgccccctcccccgccgccccgccgcgggggggcgCAGCCCCGCAccccctgccgccgccccgccatGCCGGAGAAGCGGCCCTTCGAGCGGCTGCCCGCCGACGTGTCCCCCCTCAACTACGGACTCTGCCTCAAGCCCGACCTCATCGACTTCACCTTCGAGGGCAAGCTGGAGGCCGCCGTGCAGGTAgggccccggcccctcctcccctcccgccgccgggccctgAGGGGACCCCTTCCCTCAGcccgctcctcccgccgccgggccctgAGGGAGCCCCGTCagcccgccgggcccggccccccaTTCCCTCCCTGGGCCGGGCCTTGAGGGAGCCCCGTCCGCCAGCGGGGGCCCGATCCcaccctttccccttcccctcctggcCGCCGGGCCCTGAGGGCCTACCCCCTCCGTCAGCCGGCCGGGGCCCGGCCCTCGGCGCGGTGGAGCCGGCCAGGCAGGTGCAGGGAGGCCGCTcaaagctgccccccccccccccccgctccgcggGCTCCGCCCTCCCTTTCCATTCAGcctgtacatatatatgtatatataccccGCCAGCCCGGGGCCAGGCGtcggggaaggggagagggcagcccgcggggccccgccctgccccgctccGTCCCCCGAGAGGGGCGGGAGCGgcctgggaagggctgggggccTCGCCCCGCCGTCGCGGGCCCCCGCGGCTCCCCCTCGGGCTGCGCGGGGGGTGCCCGGCCCGCTCcctttcccccctcacccccgcccaGTTCGGACCGTCCCCGGCTCTTCTCCCGCCTGCCCGCTGCCAGAAGGGCCCCGCTGGCAAAAGTCTGTATGTAGGTTAGGCGTGGAGCGGTCGGAGCCGCGGATATCTGCCTCGCTGGTATCCCCGGCTTCCCCCAAATCCGTAGTGAGCACCCTGTTCCTGTTTTCAGCCTCCAGCGTGCTGCTTTTATCTATATCCAGCCATTCAGATGGCTCGGGATTTTGCTGGAAAGACAAACTACCACATATGCAATTAAATGAGAACCCCCCCGGTGTAGTACGGTAAGCTGGTAGGCCTCAGTGTCATGAAAAGCCTGAAGTCAGTGGAGCGAGAGGCTCGGTTAACAGTGGGAAGGGGTGTGCAAACTAAAAACGCCGGGTCTTCTGCcttttctgaaaggcaaaatCTTCCCCGTGTTCATGCTTCAAAGCCAGATTGTTTGATGAAAGCCCTGAAGTCTCATAGTCATTCTCAGGCTGCTGTGCCAAGATTTCCTAAATTTGCTTTGAAGTCTTTCCTTGTGCAACGATTTGAAATAGATAGAGAATTAGTAAGGGCTTACCGGACTTTTTCTTAAAACGGGATGACTGTATAGAGAGCTCAGAAATATTTGAGGGAGATTTTAAATACCGAGATGTGTACAGATTTAAATCTCAGTCTAAAGAGGTGGTTAAAACCTTGTTTTAAAATGAGGTAACATCAGGGTAATAAAACTGCTGAATGTGAAGCACAGGTACAGAGGAGAGCAAGTGCCTGGCTGGGCAAGTGTCTGGTGTCTGTGGAAGTTAGGGAGGGCAAAAGGCTGTGGATGATAATGAATCTTGTGACTTTTGGGACCTGGAGGAAGATGACCAGAGATGAGTAAGTTTGTGTCATgtggaagaaatactgaaaacgTAAATCGCCTTGCAGATTTTGTTCTAGCTTAAGTCCTCAGGCCGCTGCTGTCTTTGGGGTCTCGGTTTGACGGTGCATCAGCCTGGGTGAAAATGCTAGCTTGACAAATTCCCAATCTCTTCCGTCTTAATCCTAGCCACCTATTCCTGTCTTCGCACCCAAGTTGCTGCTCCTCAACCCTGTTacagctgtggggctgtgctgtaAATGGGATCGCTGAAATcatccaggttaaaaataacacTTGGGGGGAGGGGAGTAGGGGCTTTTTAAGCCAGCATTGCTACGGAGGAGAGAGTGGTATTGAGCAGCAGCCTTGGAAACTTAGTTTAAATCCAGGAATAACGAGGATTTGGAGACTTCTTGTGGAGATGGTAGTTGGTCAGCAGATTTTAGTCCTGttgagatatttttaatattgtttgctGTTCAGGGGATTGCTCAATGAATTCCTAGAGCAATGGACACCACCTGACAATGCGAAATCCTGGACTTTCCTACCAGCTGAGGGCATGTGTTAAGGAAGAACACTGATCTGGCAGGTTCAGGGTTGTAAAAAACCCTTGTTCACATCACGGTGAGCTGATCTGATGTTCCCACGgtagagagaattaaaaaaatatagggCGAGGTTTTTAAAACATATCTAAACtatgtatctttatttttaaataacttttaacaACCATAGACTGAAGAATCATGAGGCCACATCCCAGCTGCGTGCAAGCAAGTACAGGAGAGGTGCAGGAAGGTGTATGGGGTGAGTGTTCGCATGCTTGTCTCGAGCTAGAAATCTGGAGGAGTTTGCTGTGGCTGCCAGTATCCAAAGCACGGTAAAGGCACTTTCCAGAAAACTAGAGGGTAACTATTCTGCACTTTAATGGAGAGAAGAACAACCAGCTCACCTACAGTGCTAGGTGGACAGGATACTTCTATGCTAACATTTACTAGTTGTTTGTTATTGAGCTGGGATTGACTCTAGCAAATAAAAAGTCATTTGTGTGCTTTTGGATCTAATTGGTTCAATTAAGGACCTGTTGGCCATTTCTACTAGCACCTTGTAATAAGGTGGAGTGGAGCTCGTCGGAGGCATTCTGTTTTCAGCATACTGGAGAGCTTTGCCATACATTGTACAGTTGTCGAGGTAAAAGAGATTTTATGTTAAGACACAAACTTTGAATTTTCCAGATTTTGGGTAGGGAAATACATACACTGCCTCCTCTTGAAGATCCAGGTATCATTTTTTATAATCGATCAAGAATAATTATTAGTCCCTCTGCTCCATTCCAGTATGATAATGGCTGGACAAGCAATAATCCACATCAAGTACTTAAACCAGTGATGCTTTCTGACCTGCAGGGTGAGTACTGAAACTTCGACACCAGAATCAATCATGATTAATCACAAAATTAGAAAACCTTCTCATTACGTACATCGTAAGTGTGTGTTTGTTATTGTGCATCTTTAATAGCAAACTGGAATTAGTGAAGGCTGTGATATTTAGCCAAGATATTACAAGTAAACACTTGATCAGTCAGTTTGTGTTTCTCACTGTCCTTAAATAGGATTTGGCAGCCCTCTGTGTAGAATTTTAAGTCTTTCGACTTGAGCGCGAAGCCCTAAAGAAATGTTAAGTAACCTTCCAGTCTTGGCTTTGGGGCGGTACACTTGTGTTGGCTTTTGTACATATAAATAActtaaaacattttgtctttacGCCACAATAATAAATGTTACACTTATATGACTCCTTCAAATAAGCTTCAGAGGATAAAGCCTTTTATGATTCAAAAGATAAGGCTGTTGCTTCAGTGTCAGCAGTGACCAGGTTGATTTCAAAGCCTTAAAAAGAAATGATAACGTGCTTGTGGTTTATTGTGGCACTTCTAGTTTTCAGGTTAGCGAGTTGGCCCTCTGTCTAGTATTTGTCTGTTTCTTGATAAAGGAACAATACTGAAATCTGTCTCTCGATAGTTTTATTTCGTAGCCTTTTGAAACCGCGCTTGTTAAGTACCTGCTAACCTATATATTAAGTTTTGTCTGGTTACTCgagatttttaaataatgtaatcTGTGGTCATATGAATATTTTTGAAGTCTGTAGAATTGTGTGACAGTTATATAAACTGACAGTATATAATTGCCATTTATCAcagttaaaaaccccaaaaatcctTAAATGAACTATTTCACAAGGAACCCTTACCACTAGCTAGGACAAAACGTGGTTGTGGGAGAATCGGACACTGCGTGTTGGTAGCAGATCTGGAACTGAAATAGTCGCCTGTTCACAACCCTGTGATCACTCTGTCAGTTATGTTATCTTTTAGCATTTTAAACTGGTGATTTGTTGGGTGTGTGTGGATGTTTCTGAATGAGCACAATTaagatttgtgggttttttggtggaaaTAGTTAATCTACTTTATTCGTCTGTTAGCTTGAGATTTAATTATTATAACCCTGATTCTCAGGGTCTAGTTATCAGTGCAGTGCACTCATATTAGTCAGCGTCTAGGTCAacttttttccattctgcttttgACTCCTGGGAGGCCTAACTGAGGGCTGGAACAAAGAGGGGATGTGTGGCCGTTCTGTTCTTCAGCATCGTGCTGAAAAGGCAAACATGAGTAACTAGCAACAGAAACAAACATCTGGCTCCCAAAGTTCAACGGTTGTTTTAAGCTTCTAAATGGAAGTTCTTAACGCTGTCACGGCTCCAAACGATCACCTGTCCGGTGCAGGGCGTAGTGGTGCGGAGCTTCAGAAAGGTGCATGGTTGTCTTCTAACTTCCTGGTATTTACCTCTATAGAAGCTACCTTCTTTGGAGAGCGTTGTGTGGTGATTCATTTCTTCCCTTGGAGACTACAGTGAGGTGTTTCTTGCTTGCAAAGCAACCTATCTTTACTTTAAAGAATTTACAACCTGAGGTAGATGGCTCTTTTAAATATCTTTCCCAGTCCCTTTAATATGTCTTAAGGATATTCTGTTATATTTAGCAATGTTTAACCTGTATCTGGTGCTTTTTATAGGTTAATTATGCGGTATCTGCTAGTCTAAAGAATGTGTAGTCTTCTGATCCTGCTGCATGCCAGTTAAAGATTAATTGTGACACTCTTGTATGTAAACCTTCAAAAATTAAGCTTAATGGATGTAGTATTTGTGGTCAGTatcttttcggggggggggtggtgggggtggtggtctAGTATAAATATACGGTCATGTTATCCAGCATTGTAACTTATATTTCCAGCACATAAGATTAAATCTGAATTTGAGTGTTAAAGGTACCATACTGGGTTTTCCAGTCTGGTGCTTCAAAGTCGGAACCTCGGGGCTCTGTGTATCCTTATGCCACCAGCTTCAAAAATAGGAATGCCTCTGCTCTTCTCCCCCACAGAAAGGCCTCTTTCAGTTCTGTAATTCGTAAGGCTAAGATGATTGCACTGATCGTAGTTACAAAGGGATTTACTTGTCTGTGTGAACTTGACACTTCTGAAGTACGTGTGACTGCTACAGATGGATGTAGTTGGATGCTCTTTGGAATGAAGGGAATATTTCCAGTGGGCCAATTAGTCGTGGCATTGGTAGTTTTACTACTTGGCTACCATAATTTGCTCGAGATGCAGATGAATAgaactttttattccttttctcgTTGAAGTTTGAAATTCTTAAAAAGATACATCCCAGAACAGAACTGAGGTAATTTTAGTTGTCTATTTTTAGAGAGTAAAATGCTAAAAACATACATGCTTGTTAATAGTGCTACATTTAGAAAAGGACTCTGAAGCCGAGTGACAAGATTTTAATTATCTAGTCTTATGAATGGCTCTAGAGAATTAGTTTTGACTATAGAAGATG comes from the Aptenodytes patagonicus chromosome 20, bAptPat1.pri.cur, whole genome shotgun sequence genome and includes:
- the MRPL45 gene encoding large ribosomal subunit protein mL45 isoform X2, translated to MAAAMKAGLGRLGLRTVESVLRPTGAAPACLVVPVRTKKRFSVPEWARELSPEEKEKRLRSLGTVFPEERIERTFYLACTADIIDPYIPPEGDARLTSLSKDGLKQKVEKLKQTAVSQLAVRKVKDHDPDFSTKTFPEKAQEIFIEAHNCLANFNKQKLHSLVTERCYPEMVRGNRYKTIRWSFVESLEPPRVVHVRCDSIVNRGNLYGQVTVRMHTRQILAIYDRFGRLMYGGEQVAKDVLEYVVFERYLVNPYGAWRMHGKIVPEWAPPKEPIVKTVMIPGPTLDPSKEFEETQ
- the MRPL45 gene encoding large ribosomal subunit protein mL45 isoform X1, giving the protein MAAAMKAGLGRLGLRVGWQTVESVLRPTGAAPACLVVPVRTKKRFSVPEWARELSPEEKEKRLRSLGTVFPEERIERTFYLACTADIIDPYIPPEGDARLTSLSKDGLKQKVEKLKQTAVSQLAVRKVKDHDPDFSTKTFPEKAQEIFIEAHNCLANFNKQKLHSLVTERCYPEMVRGNRYKTIRWSFVESLEPPRVVHVRCDSIVNRGNLYGQVTVRMHTRQILAIYDRFGRLMYGGEQVAKDVLEYVVFERYLVNPYGAWRMHGKIVPEWAPPKEPIVKTVMIPGPTLDPSKEFEETQ